A single region of the Pseudomonas sp. B21-023 genome encodes:
- a CDS encoding DUF3077 domain-containing protein has product MDKELQIPRIKKLATTGVGHFGEGAQVSVQDPLFRVVEGHPLDHAVEQATVLMCAAHKISDLAMVETDHLLTLLTAVHYLSGMAKALAQDVNHGLMVGRGAE; this is encoded by the coding sequence ATGGATAAGGAATTGCAAATCCCGCGCATCAAGAAACTTGCCACTACCGGCGTCGGGCATTTCGGCGAAGGCGCGCAGGTGAGTGTGCAAGACCCGCTGTTCCGCGTGGTGGAGGGGCATCCGCTGGACCATGCGGTGGAGCAGGCGACCGTGCTGATGTGTGCGGCGCACAAGATCAGTGATCTGGCAATGGTGGAGACTGATCATCTGCTTACGCTGCTGACGGCGGTGCACTACCTCAGTGGCATGGCCAAGGCGTTGGCCCAGGATGTGAATCATGGGTTGATGGTTGGGCGGGGGGCTGAGTAG
- the qatB gene encoding Qat anti-phage system associated protein QatB, with protein sequence MGTSQNNDPPGKGLPYVPPWTPPLPPVPPKPPEPPEVDPQDDGPSEPDKDETENGSDQADDPRQVPLAPSPLAPPARFKGARRGLGDFANSGNRNSLRKSLREYVRHGYGGSKTTTARFGGTASIAGVFGNALESVADGSQQAGPGVLDRVLLKGRSASEVMDALVEAVRPVDGTQDAEAERASIRGSLSDVLVRYPDADLLNLSAEQRAFAIERFTAMDVFHRYELDMCKTIQEKAPSASVAMRRLKEIKDYIKECVSASFRKIANARTPLTTGRISQVVTQALQDTFEVFEGYVE encoded by the coding sequence ATGGGAACCTCACAAAATAACGATCCGCCTGGCAAGGGCCTACCGTACGTACCACCTTGGACTCCTCCGCTGCCTCCTGTGCCGCCAAAGCCGCCCGAGCCACCGGAGGTAGATCCACAAGATGACGGGCCATCCGAGCCAGATAAGGACGAGACCGAGAATGGTAGTGACCAAGCCGATGACCCAAGACAGGTACCCCTGGCACCTTCACCCTTAGCACCTCCTGCACGATTCAAGGGGGCGCGGCGGGGGCTCGGTGACTTCGCAAACAGCGGTAATCGCAATAGCTTACGCAAGAGCCTGCGGGAATATGTGCGCCATGGATATGGTGGATCAAAAACCACCACGGCTCGCTTTGGAGGCACCGCGTCGATCGCCGGGGTCTTCGGTAATGCGCTTGAGTCGGTCGCTGATGGCAGCCAACAAGCCGGCCCCGGTGTACTTGACCGAGTCCTTTTGAAAGGTCGCTCTGCCTCCGAAGTGATGGATGCGCTGGTTGAAGCCGTGCGCCCAGTAGACGGTACTCAGGATGCGGAGGCTGAGCGTGCCTCGATCCGTGGCTCGCTATCCGATGTTCTTGTGCGTTACCCAGACGCTGACCTACTCAACCTGTCAGCCGAGCAGCGGGCGTTTGCGATTGAGCGTTTCACAGCGATGGACGTCTTCCATCGGTACGAGCTCGATATGTGCAAGACGATCCAGGAAAAAGCGCCTTCAGCATCCGTCGCAATGCGTCGCTTGAAGGAGATCAAGGACTACATCAAAGAATGCGTGAGCGCGTCGTTCCGCAAGATCGCAAACGCCAGAACGCCCTTGACTACTGGGAGAATTTCTCAGGTTGTTACCCAGGCGCTGCAGGACACCTTTGAAGTCTTTGAGGGGTACGTAGAATGA
- the qatC gene encoding Qat anti-phage system QueC-like protein QatC → MRFVCGPAGFTVPGMDGAMQVVIYGKAEDGQVSVGGYARELLDRAHLEISPQAWDFLSIALSVVAADFTDLRAKSADAWTRQISLEIAVLDPVFWNAQARALEAALRFLTTDQWTLAFHPGGFEPPAQMQVLHPVEDSVVLLSGGLDSLIGAIDLVEQGVKPYAVSQIVRGDGEKQDLFAQSLGLNRIGLNHVARSPGQQEPSQRARSIVFLAFGLAVATSLDRYHRGETVPLYICENGFIAINPPLTMSRVGSLSTRTAHPEYLGRLQQIFDAAGINVQIRNPYALVTKGEMMVDCKNQDLLKQHAVSSTSCGRFQRFGYKHCGRCVPCQVRRASFKRWSELDDDTWYVYDNLNQDDLQHGRFEDVRSVGMALANVAQNGFEEWLGHSLFSPFIHDRQGYSQMLARGLDELGVLHRDYRLI, encoded by the coding sequence ATGAGGTTTGTGTGCGGTCCAGCTGGATTCACGGTGCCGGGTATGGATGGCGCCATGCAAGTGGTGATCTACGGTAAAGCGGAGGATGGGCAGGTCAGCGTTGGTGGCTATGCTCGGGAACTGCTAGATAGGGCCCATTTGGAAATCAGCCCTCAAGCCTGGGACTTTCTGAGTATCGCGCTTTCAGTGGTGGCTGCTGATTTCACTGATCTGAGAGCAAAAAGTGCTGATGCCTGGACTCGCCAGATCAGCCTTGAAATTGCTGTGCTGGATCCGGTGTTTTGGAATGCGCAGGCTCGTGCCTTGGAGGCGGCGTTGCGGTTCCTCACAACGGATCAGTGGACACTGGCTTTTCACCCTGGTGGTTTTGAGCCGCCGGCACAGATGCAGGTACTGCATCCTGTTGAAGATTCGGTGGTGCTGCTCTCTGGTGGTCTAGACAGCTTGATTGGCGCAATTGACCTGGTCGAACAGGGGGTGAAACCCTACGCAGTGAGCCAGATTGTTCGAGGCGATGGTGAGAAGCAGGATCTGTTCGCACAGAGTCTTGGTTTGAACCGGATCGGTCTCAACCACGTGGCCAGGTCGCCTGGGCAGCAAGAGCCGTCCCAGCGCGCGCGCTCGATCGTATTTTTGGCATTTGGCCTAGCCGTAGCGACTTCGCTCGATCGCTACCATCGTGGCGAGACCGTGCCGCTGTATATCTGCGAGAACGGGTTCATCGCCATCAATCCACCGCTGACCATGTCCCGGGTCGGTAGCCTGAGCACTCGCACTGCGCATCCCGAATACTTGGGGCGGCTCCAACAGATTTTTGATGCTGCTGGCATCAACGTTCAGATTCGCAATCCCTATGCCTTGGTCACGAAAGGCGAAATGATGGTGGACTGCAAAAATCAGGATTTGCTCAAGCAGCATGCTGTGTCATCCACCAGTTGTGGGCGCTTCCAGCGGTTCGGCTATAAACATTGTGGTCGCTGCGTTCCGTGCCAAGTGAGGCGAGCATCGTTCAAGCGCTGGTCAGAGCTCGATGACGATACTTGGTACGTCTACGACAACCTCAACCAAGATGACCTGCAGCACGGGAGATTCGAAGACGTGCGCTCGGTGGGTATGGCGTTGGCAAACGTGGCTCAAAATGGCTTCGAGGAATGGCTTGGCCACAGCCTCTTTTCTCCCTTTATCCATGATCGCCAGGGGTACAGTCAGATGCTCGCGCGAGGGCTGGATGAGCTTGGCGTTTTGCACCGTGATTATCGGCTGATCTAG
- a CDS encoding DUF6161 domain-containing protein, translated as MSKSTGVVLRLNGDVLRFKSKDELNEYLKSICRGWEWLVNMTGVYQEVGKAIFKVYFHDPISVTRQEMEDREISVYKLGSEKSVFLLNDSDAGHLIAKTRREYDDVTAALAILFLNKYTRSLIARHERISEFAISDRLTFERSVAIQIAISLQGFSSIGADARSALMMETLDRFVSHADLATDAVNNYVTDISESTQSAKRNLDSLGDSLKNAYIRRRKRYSAYLLNARNSARAAFTDALDSFESAKTAYHDQVDLDASVQYWMARKWNHSVFKVIWFFAVLMSMAIMFVSVMGYYGVGGAAGLSSAFGQYRQQSADGNDSSVGLVAALLPAPASAEASSPVLHPAQTESADTASAVTTTPTHAVLPGAVRSEVATAIADLAGVALLITLLGILIRITLRQFNTHSHLALEAEERITFTKTYLALLNEGKLKSEEDRKLVLESLFRSTKSGTMDEIPFSSPVELIFKTISDKKAS; from the coding sequence ATGTCGAAGAGCACGGGTGTAGTCTTACGTCTAAACGGCGACGTGTTAAGGTTTAAATCCAAGGATGAGCTAAATGAGTATCTGAAATCCATTTGCCGGGGATGGGAGTGGTTGGTAAATATGACGGGGGTCTATCAGGAGGTTGGCAAAGCCATTTTTAAGGTCTATTTTCACGATCCGATCTCTGTGACTAGGCAGGAAATGGAAGATCGCGAGATCTCTGTCTATAAGTTGGGGAGCGAGAAGTCCGTATTTTTACTCAACGACAGTGATGCCGGTCACCTCATCGCCAAGACGAGGCGGGAGTACGATGATGTCACGGCTGCATTGGCAATCCTATTTTTGAATAAATACACAAGGAGCTTGATTGCTCGTCACGAAAGAATTAGCGAATTTGCAATCAGCGATCGGCTCACCTTTGAGCGTTCGGTTGCGATTCAAATTGCCATTTCGCTTCAAGGTTTTTCATCCATAGGGGCTGATGCCCGCTCTGCGTTGATGATGGAGACATTAGATCGATTCGTTTCGCATGCTGACTTGGCAACGGATGCAGTGAATAACTACGTAACCGACATCAGCGAGTCCACCCAGTCGGCGAAGCGAAACCTCGACAGCTTGGGCGACTCGTTGAAGAACGCGTATATCCGACGTCGCAAGCGCTACTCGGCCTATCTGCTCAACGCGCGAAATTCAGCCCGCGCGGCCTTTACCGACGCTTTAGATTCTTTTGAGTCCGCGAAAACTGCGTACCACGATCAAGTAGACTTGGATGCGTCTGTGCAATATTGGATGGCGCGCAAATGGAATCACTCAGTATTCAAGGTCATCTGGTTTTTTGCGGTGCTCATGAGCATGGCCATCATGTTCGTCTCGGTAATGGGCTATTACGGAGTTGGTGGGGCTGCGGGGCTCTCAAGCGCGTTCGGTCAGTACCGTCAGCAAAGCGCGGACGGCAACGACTCTTCTGTGGGACTCGTTGCAGCACTGTTGCCAGCACCCGCTTCCGCTGAGGCTAGCAGCCCAGTTCTACACCCAGCTCAAACGGAGTCTGCAGATACCGCATCCGCAGTGACCACAACACCGACCCATGCCGTGTTGCCAGGCGCCGTTCGATCCGAAGTGGCTACGGCGATCGCGGATTTAGCCGGGGTTGCATTGCTGATCACACTCCTAGGAATTCTCATCAGAATTACGCTTCGCCAGTTCAACACCCACTCACACTTGGCGTTGGAAGCCGAGGAGCGGATCACGTTCACCAAGACATACCTGGCCTTGCTGAACGAAGGCAAGCTGAAGTCCGAGGAAGACCGTAAACTGGTGTTGGAGAGTCTGTTCAGATCAACCAAGTCAGGCACCATGGACGAGATTCCGTTCTCCAGCCCGGTTGAGCTGATCTTCAAAACTATTTCTGACAAGAAAGCTAGTTGA
- a CDS encoding HNH endonuclease signature motif containing protein translates to MAIKAVSKERIDEALLEFDRDFRGKREWLGWETNPAHRYAIAVGGTSYPAKKIVSLATGIAVSQFPGGHLTNHYLEKRGFTIIELQSTGLEPVLMFEPGAIYDRVTEINGPFGGSRQSGIAASATYPTIFLFTGDSGEQYGYADSWDNGAFLYTGEGKRGPMRLNRGNRAVAEHAETGRALHLFQSLGKGKGNRYIGEFCCADVFERTQPDVDGEDRTALVFRLVPVGIPELDIETELETKVELADSLAAARIAALAACKPVTNAMDQSAQRKIYQRSRKVAHYVLMRAKGLCESCDKPAPFFKKDGTPYLEPHHVNRLSDGGLDHPRYVGAVCPSCHREIHSGVHGVSLNEQLKQRLNAIEG, encoded by the coding sequence GTGGCGATCAAAGCTGTATCGAAGGAACGTATTGACGAGGCTTTGCTGGAATTTGACCGCGATTTTAGAGGAAAACGAGAGTGGCTTGGTTGGGAGACAAACCCTGCCCACCGCTACGCGATTGCTGTAGGGGGTACATCGTACCCGGCAAAGAAAATAGTCTCCTTAGCTACCGGCATCGCAGTTAGCCAATTCCCAGGCGGACACCTCACAAACCACTATTTAGAAAAGCGTGGATTTACCATCATCGAGCTGCAGAGCACTGGTCTAGAACCAGTCCTGATGTTTGAGCCTGGGGCCATTTACGATCGCGTGACTGAAATCAACGGACCATTCGGGGGTAGCCGGCAGAGTGGCATAGCGGCATCTGCTACCTACCCGACGATTTTCTTGTTTACAGGTGATAGTGGCGAGCAATACGGCTATGCCGACAGCTGGGACAACGGTGCGTTTCTCTACACCGGTGAAGGGAAGCGTGGGCCTATGAGATTGAACCGTGGCAACAGAGCTGTCGCTGAGCATGCTGAGACAGGTCGTGCACTTCATCTGTTCCAATCGCTCGGCAAAGGAAAAGGTAATCGCTACATAGGTGAGTTCTGCTGCGCCGATGTCTTTGAACGAACCCAGCCGGATGTTGATGGCGAGGATCGTACTGCTCTTGTATTCAGATTGGTACCTGTGGGCATTCCAGAGCTGGATATCGAAACTGAGTTGGAGACAAAGGTTGAACTCGCAGATTCGTTAGCTGCGGCTCGGATAGCTGCTCTGGCTGCCTGTAAGCCGGTAACGAATGCAATGGACCAATCAGCACAGCGCAAAATTTACCAGCGCAGCCGAAAGGTCGCTCACTACGTCCTCATGCGTGCCAAAGGCTTATGTGAAAGCTGTGACAAGCCAGCTCCTTTTTTTAAGAAAGATGGAACCCCATACCTGGAGCCGCATCATGTGAATCGGCTCTCCGACGGTGGCCTCGACCACCCTCGGTACGTAGGTGCTGTGTGCCCATCCTGTCATCGCGAGATTCACTCAGGTGTACATGGTGTGTCGCTTAATGAGCAGTTGAAGCAGCGACTTAATGCAATTGAAGGCTAA
- the ihfA gene encoding integration host factor subunit alpha produces MGALTKAEMAERLYEELGLNKREAKELVELFFEEIRHALEDNEQVKLSGFGNFDLRDKRQRPGRNPKTGEEIPITARRVVTFRPGQKLKARVEAYAGTKP; encoded by the coding sequence ATGGGTGCTCTGACGAAAGCTGAGATGGCCGAAAGGCTGTACGAGGAGCTGGGGCTTAACAAGCGTGAGGCCAAGGAGCTGGTCGAGCTGTTTTTCGAAGAAATTCGGCACGCGCTTGAAGACAACGAGCAGGTCAAGTTGTCCGGTTTCGGCAACTTCGACCTTCGCGACAAACGCCAGCGGCCGGGCCGCAACCCTAAAACAGGGGAAGAGATCCCGATCACTGCGCGCCGCGTCGTCACCTTTCGTCCAGGGCAGAAGCTGAAAGCCCGGGTAGAGGCCTATGCTGGAACCAAGCCATAA
- a CDS encoding nucleotide-binding protein: MARANPPTNTVTAPKLQLTPQAIERGLARLDERISELENFNVHTLVNGSSPELTALKAAIKDTLERCFGENTSAYQRFHPATGLRHVSRFIGGGPIDYLTPTRRNIANAVALLKEAQRTLREDLTDQKHADTPEAAIVVDNALRVLQRKVFVVHGHDEGARETVARFLMQLGFDPIILHEQANRGRTVMEKVEAHGEVDFAVVLLTPDDEGCVKGGTPEPRARQNVLLELGYFLGRLGRDKVCALKRGTVEIPSDFAGVVWESMDANGWKQALGRELQAAGHEIDWNKVMRT, encoded by the coding sequence ATGGCCCGAGCTAACCCTCCAACCAATACCGTCACCGCTCCTAAGCTACAGCTGACACCCCAAGCTATCGAACGAGGGCTTGCCCGGTTAGACGAGCGTATCTCCGAGCTCGAGAACTTCAACGTGCACACTCTGGTAAACGGAAGTTCACCTGAGCTGACGGCATTGAAAGCAGCTATCAAAGATACTTTGGAGCGGTGTTTTGGTGAGAATACCTCAGCTTATCAACGCTTCCATCCTGCTACCGGCCTCCGCCATGTCTCAAGGTTTATAGGTGGCGGGCCGATAGACTACTTGACTCCAACTCGTAGGAATATTGCTAATGCAGTGGCCCTTCTAAAGGAAGCCCAGCGGACGCTACGAGAAGATCTTACTGATCAAAAGCATGCAGATACACCTGAAGCCGCAATCGTTGTTGATAACGCTCTGCGAGTGCTACAGCGCAAGGTTTTTGTAGTACATGGGCATGATGAAGGGGCAAGGGAAACCGTCGCTCGTTTTCTGATGCAACTAGGCTTTGATCCCATCATCCTGCATGAGCAAGCCAATCGCGGCCGCACCGTCATGGAGAAGGTCGAAGCGCATGGAGAGGTGGACTTTGCCGTGGTGCTGCTAACTCCTGATGATGAGGGCTGTGTCAAAGGTGGCACGCCGGAGCCCCGTGCCCGGCAGAATGTCCTGCTTGAACTGGGCTATTTCCTGGGACGTCTCGGGCGCGACAAAGTGTGTGCACTGAAGCGCGGCACCGTGGAGATTCCAAGTGACTTCGCCGGCGTGGTGTGGGAGTCCATGGATGCTAATGGCTGGAAGCAGGCGTTGGGCCGAGAATTACAGGCCGCCGGCCATGAGATCGATTGGAACAAAGTCATGCGGACGTAA
- a CDS encoding P-loop NTPase fold protein: protein MWVDNETETDFLNFSGVADTVAEIVYQADGRPISIGVSGAWGAGKSSMIKLIQASLKDPPQVEEKPAKDFVFVEFNAWLYQGYDDARAALMDVIATRLEAEAKKRAKGLDKASELLSRVNWLRAAKLAGSTALSFATGVPAPGLLGEIIGLVDRVRSGQVDQDAIEALHDTAEKAKYEAGKLWSSAPAKKSPPKEIQALRDNFEAILEELGVTLVVLIDDLDRCLPETTISTLEAIRLFLFLRNTAFVIAADNEMIKHAVRKHFSGVPDDVLVTSYFDKLIQVPIRVPPLGTQEVRAYMMMLFLENSKLPKEVVEKIRVQVRGQLRTTWQGNRVDRAFMQSLYSNYPTDLIGKFDTAERLAAVMTSASGIQGNPRLIKRFLNALSIRMSISRAQGVGVDEAVLVKLMLFERSGNPKAYEELMKAVASHKDGKPVLLGEWEADMKLGKALTLQQPWDLPFVKEWLALPPALADKDLRGAIYVSREHAPIITDEDRLSSEAAELLTALLATPDMAEQLKDRLALIAPVDINVVMDRLLDKAGAEQEWGVPDILEALLVVGRLDAQQGLRLAAFLKARPPAQIQAGIVPKLTDEAWVKSVYEFWKTAEVSPPVKAAIRKFDGNLTK, encoded by the coding sequence ATGTGGGTAGATAATGAGACGGAAACAGACTTCTTAAATTTTTCTGGGGTCGCTGATACAGTCGCTGAGATCGTCTACCAAGCTGATGGCCGCCCAATTTCCATCGGTGTGTCTGGTGCGTGGGGCGCGGGCAAGTCGTCCATGATCAAGTTGATCCAGGCGTCCCTCAAAGATCCGCCCCAAGTCGAGGAGAAGCCTGCGAAGGACTTTGTATTCGTCGAATTCAACGCTTGGCTATACCAAGGCTATGATGACGCCCGCGCTGCCCTGATGGACGTGATTGCCACGCGTCTGGAAGCCGAGGCTAAGAAGCGCGCTAAAGGTCTAGATAAAGCTTCTGAGCTGCTTTCACGGGTAAATTGGCTCCGGGCTGCGAAGCTCGCCGGCAGCACAGCTTTGTCCTTTGCTACGGGAGTACCCGCGCCGGGCCTGCTAGGCGAGATCATCGGCCTTGTTGACCGAGTTCGATCTGGGCAGGTCGATCAGGATGCCATAGAGGCGTTGCACGATACCGCTGAAAAAGCCAAGTATGAGGCCGGTAAGCTATGGAGTAGCGCACCTGCCAAAAAGTCTCCGCCGAAGGAAATCCAGGCACTCAGGGATAACTTCGAGGCCATCCTGGAAGAGCTGGGGGTCACCCTGGTCGTGTTGATCGACGACCTGGATCGCTGCCTGCCTGAGACCACTATCTCCACGCTGGAAGCCATTCGACTCTTCCTGTTCCTGCGCAATACAGCGTTCGTTATCGCTGCGGACAACGAGATGATCAAGCACGCGGTGCGCAAGCACTTTAGCGGTGTGCCCGATGATGTCTTGGTGACCAGCTATTTCGACAAACTGATTCAGGTGCCGATTCGTGTTCCTCCCCTGGGTACCCAGGAAGTCAGGGCGTACATGATGATGCTGTTCCTGGAGAACAGTAAGCTGCCCAAAGAGGTCGTCGAAAAAATTCGAGTCCAGGTGCGCGGACAGCTTCGGACAACCTGGCAGGGCAACCGGGTGGATCGCGCTTTCATGCAGAGCTTGTATAGCAACTACCCCACAGACCTGATCGGCAAGTTCGACACCGCTGAGCGCCTGGCTGCAGTCATGACGTCTGCCTCGGGTATCCAGGGAAACCCTCGACTCATCAAGCGCTTCCTGAACGCCCTGTCTATCCGCATGAGCATCTCTCGTGCCCAAGGGGTGGGTGTAGACGAAGCGGTGCTGGTCAAGCTGATGCTTTTCGAGCGTAGCGGTAACCCAAAGGCGTACGAAGAACTGATGAAGGCCGTGGCATCCCACAAGGACGGTAAGCCCGTGCTGCTTGGTGAGTGGGAAGCTGATATGAAGTTGGGCAAAGCCCTAACGCTCCAGCAGCCTTGGGATCTTCCTTTCGTCAAAGAGTGGCTTGCCCTGCCTCCAGCTTTGGCAGACAAAGATCTGCGGGGTGCCATATACGTCAGTCGTGAGCATGCTCCGATCATCACAGACGAAGACCGACTGTCTTCGGAAGCTGCCGAGCTGCTTACCGCACTGCTCGCTACCCCTGACATGGCTGAGCAGCTCAAGGATAGGCTGGCACTCATAGCGCCTGTCGATATCAACGTGGTGATGGATCGTTTGCTAGACAAGGCAGGTGCTGAGCAAGAGTGGGGAGTACCTGACATCCTGGAGGCCTTGCTCGTAGTCGGACGACTTGATGCTCAGCAGGGGCTCCGACTGGCTGCGTTTCTGAAAGCTCGTCCGCCGGCACAAATCCAGGCGGGCATTGTGCCGAAGCTTACAGACGAGGCTTGGGTGAAGTCAGTGTACGAATTTTGGAAGACGGCTGAAGTCAGTCCGCCGGTGAAGGCTGCAATAAGGAAGTTTGATGGGAACCTCACAAAATAA
- a CDS encoding MerR family transcriptional regulator → MLEPSHNDELPPIPGKRYFTIGEVSELCAVKPHVLRYWEQEFTQLNPVKRRGNRRYYQRQDVLMIRQIRALLYDQGFTIGGARLRLSSDEVKDESSQYKQLIRQMIAELEDVLVVLKK, encoded by the coding sequence ATGCTGGAACCAAGCCATAACGACGAGCTGCCCCCCATCCCGGGCAAACGCTACTTCACCATCGGTGAAGTCAGCGAGCTCTGTGCGGTAAAGCCGCACGTGCTGCGCTACTGGGAGCAGGAATTCACGCAGCTCAACCCGGTGAAGCGCCGTGGCAACCGGCGGTATTACCAGCGCCAGGACGTGCTGATGATCCGCCAGATCCGCGCTTTGCTGTATGACCAGGGCTTTACCATTGGCGGGGCGCGACTGCGGCTCTCCAGTGATGAGGTCAAGGATGAGTCCAGCCAGTACAAGCAGCTGATTCGGCAGATGATTGCGGAGTTGGAGGATGTGTTGGTGGTTCTGAAGAAGTGA